The genomic segment ACACTACTGTATCTCCACCGTATATTTCCCTAACAATTGTGTTGATTTTTTCGTTTATAGAACTGCTTACATCATAAATAGGTTTAAAGTTTGACTCCTCTGTTTCAACAAGTTTTATAAGCTTTCGGGCCATATCAACTCCGCCTTCGGAGCCTTTAGACCATACTTCATTAAGGGCTATGTCAACTCCGAACTCTTTACATTTTGATATAAGAAGTTCTATTTCTTTTTCTGTATCGTTACTGAATCTATTTACAGCAACCATTACAGGTACATTAAATTTTCTTATATTTTCAACTTGTTTTTTTAAGTTCTCAAACCCACTACCAAGGGCTTCAAGATTTTCTATGCCTAAATCTGATTTAGATACTCCACCATGCATTTTCAGTGCCCTTATAGTAGCAACTATAACTGTAGCGGATGGTTTCAATTCTCCATATCTACATTTTATATCAAAGAACTTCTCTCCACCAAGGTCAGCACCGAAACCTGCTTCAGTTACTAAGTAATCACAAAGTTTAAGACCAAGCTTTGTAGCTATGAGGCTATTGCAACCATGAGCTATATTAGCAAATGGTCCGCCATGAATTATTGCTGGCGAATTTTCTAATGTCTGAACTATATTCGGCTTTATAGCATCCTTCATCAAAAGGGTCATCGCTCCATTAATTTTAAGATCTTTTGCAGTTACTGGATTACCATCCATGTTATAAGCTACTATTATTTTACCGAGCCTCTCTTTAAGATCCATTAAATCTTTAGAAAGACAAAGAATAGCCATAACCTCTGATGCGACGGTAATCATGAAACCATCTTCTCGTGGGAAACCACACACCTTTCCACCGAGACCAACAACTATATTTCTAAGAGATCTGTCATTCATATCCATAACTCTTTTAAATACAATCTGCCTAATATCTATCTTAAGGCTATTCCCTTGATGAACATGGTTATCGATTGCTGCAGTAAGTAAATTATTTGATGCAGTTATAGCATGCATGTCTCCTGTAAAGTGAAGGTTAATATCTTCCATAGGAACTACTTGGGCATATCCGCCGCCGGCTGCTCCTCCCTTCATACCAAATACGGGTCCTAAAGAGGGCTCTCTTAATGCTATACATGTCTTCTTACCTATTCTATTCAAGGCATCTCCAAGACCAATAGCAGTAGTTGATTTTCCTTCACCTGCAGGAGTTGGAGTAATTGCTGTTACAAGGATTAGCTTTCCATCCTTTTTATCCTTTAATCTATCAAAAATACTTAAAGAAACTTTTGCCTTGTATTTACCATAAACTTCTAATTCATCATCTTCAATTCCTAAATTTTCAGCAATGTTTGCAATGGGTAGCATTTTAGCCTTTTGAGCTATTTCAATATCACTCGGAACAATACTCATATAATTCGACTCCTCATCATAATTAATTATATTTTCTTGGTTCCTTACCCTGAAAGCTTTTTAAGTTTTTATTCTGAAAGTTTCTTTTCAAGTATTTGACTTATATCAAAGTTTTCTATTTGAAGATAATATTCAGCACAGTCTATTAATGCTTTCAAAGGAACCAATCCAATAACTTCACTGCCAACAACGGGTACTCCATATCGTAAAGCTTCCATTTTAACCATTTCGTGGGCTCTGTATACGGCGGTTTTTTCATAATTTACAAGATTCATAGAAATCTGAACTATGTTTCTCTCACAAAGTTTAACGCCCATAGCCTTTACAAATCTAAGCCCTCCACCTATAAATCTTACTTTTTTAGCAATAGCAGTTGCTATTTCCATATTGTCTGTGCCTAAGTTTACATTGTATGCTACAAGTGGAAATCTGGCACCTATAACTATACAGCCACTTTTTTCATTCATTTCACATGGACCAAAATCAGGTTTCCATTCTGGAAGTTTTATTTTTTCAAAGAATCCCTCGTACTGACCTTTTCTAATTTTAGCAAGATTTCTTCGTGCTTCACAAGTAGCTGCATCTTCATAAAGATAAACAGGAATATTTAATTCTTCTCCAACTTTCTTGCCAAGTTCTTTAGCCATTTCAACACATTCTTCTGTAGTAATATCCTGAATTGGAATAAATGGAACCACATCTGTAGCTCCCATTCTTGGATGAGCACCTTCTTGAGTCCTCATATCTATAAGCTCTGATGCTCTTTTAATTAGCTTAAAAGCTGCTTTTTTAGCATCTTCAGGTGAAGCAACAAATGTAACAACTGTCCTGTTATGGTCTTTATCGGAAGAATAGTCAAGTAATTTTACGTTTTCTGTATTTCTTATCTCGTCAACTATGCTTTCAATTATTTGTTTGTTTCTGCCTTCACTAAAATTTGGAACGCATTCTACTAATTTTAACATAATATTCTCTCCTTTACTATTTAAGATTAATTATATATTAACAACTACATTCCCAGCTTTAATTACTTTTTCTACAATGTTTATACCCGTATGATATGGTATAAAATTATAAGAAGGATATTTCAAAATAACAATATCACCTTTTTTACCAGGGTCGATACTTCCAATGGAATCTGCTCTACCGACAGCAGCAGCACCATTTATTGTAAGCGCTGTTATAGCTTCTTCCGTACTCATATTCATATATATAGCTGCCACTGCGAATACCAGAGGTATTGAATATGTAAAGCAGCTTCCTGGATTAAAATCCGATGCCAGTGCTACAGCGCAGCCCTTATCAATCATTTCCCTTGCCCTCGCATATGGTTCTTTTAGGCAAAATGCAGTACAGGGAAGGAGGGTAGAAATTACCTTTTTATCTGCCATGGCTTTTATTCCATCATCTGAAGCATGTAATAGATGGTCGGCTGATATTGCGCCAACTTCTGCTGCGAGCTCTGATCCTCCAAGGGTTACTATTTCATCCGCATGAAGTTTAAGTTTAAAACCCATTTCCTTTGCTTTCAAAAGAAGTTTTCGTGATTCATCTACAGAAAAAACTTTGTCTTCGCAAAAAACATCGCAAAACTCTGCAAGATTCTCTGATTTAACCACAGGGAGAACTTTATCTATAATGAAGTCAATATATTCATCATTTTTACCTTTGTATTCGGGTGGAACAGAATGTGCACCTAAAAAGGTAATTGCGAGGTCCATAGCATGATCTTCATTAAGTTTCTTCATAACACTAAGTTGCTTTATTTCTGTATCAAAATCAAGGCCATAACCGCTTTTACCTTCTACAGTTGTTACTCCAAGTTTAAGCATCTCATTAAGCATTTCAAATCCAATATTATAAAGTTCTTCATCTGAAGCATTCCTTGTTGCGTTTACTGTATTTTGTATTCCGCCGCCTCTCTCCATTATATCCATATAGCTGTCTCCGCGGAGTCTCCAAGCAAATTCATCTGCCCTGTAGCCACCAAATACAAAATGAGTGTGAGAGTCTACAAATCCTGGAAGGACGCATTTATTAGATGCGTCTATAACTTCATAATCTGCTTCATTGTAAATTTTCAATATTTCTTCTGTAGTATTAACAGCTTTAATTATGCCATCTTCAATGACAACGGCTCCATTTTTTATGATATGAATGTTTTTCATTTCCTCACCGTATTTTGCATTGCTACCACTGCAGGTAACAAGTTCCGAGGAGTTTTTTATAAGCAAATTTCCTTTTTTCATAAATACATCCCCTTAAATATATTATTTATCAAAATACTTGCTAACAGTATCCCTTACAAGTTTTTCGTTTGTTAAATAAGGAATAGTAACATGGTCTGTACCTTTATGTGTATTGTTAAATTCTATGACTGTTTCTATAGAATGTTCATTTCTTGCCCATGAACGTCTTGCAACTCCATTCATAACATCCCATGAAAGAGCGGATTTGATTATCTCGTCTACTCTATAACTTCCATCAAGTACAAGACCGAATCCTCCATTTATTGATTTCCCGATTCCTACACCGCCACCGTTATGAAGCGCTACAAGACTCATACCTCTTGCTGCATTCCCGGCATAGCACTGTACAGCCATATCTGCCATAACATTACTTCCATCTTTTATGTTGGAAGTTTCTCTAAATGGTGAATCAGTACCACTTACATCATGATGATCTCTACCCATCATAACAGGTCCTATCTCTCCATTTCTTACCATTTCATTGAACTTAAGAGCTATGTTTATTCTTCCTGTAGCATCCTGATAAAGTATTCTTGCTTTTGTACCAACAACAAGATTGTTTTTTTCTGCATCCCTTATCCAGTTATAGTTATCTCTATCCTGGTATCTTCTATTTGGGTCTATGCATCCCATTGCAGCATGATCTGTTTTTATTAAATCTTCATTCTTTCCACTTAAACATACCCATCTGAATGGTCCATATCCATAGTCAAATAGCTGTGGTCCCATTATATCTTCTACGTAAGATGGAAATATAAAGCCATCTTTTTCGTCTATTCCATTTTTAGATATTTCCTTAACACCGGCATCATAAATTGCTTTCATAAATGAATTGCCATAATCAAAGAAGTATGTCCCTCTTTCAACTAATATTTTTATAAGTTCAAAATGACGTTTTAAACTTTTGTCAACCAATTGGCAAAAATTAGTTCTGTCTTTTGCAAGAAGACTTGTTCTTTCCTCAAAAGTTACTCCCTTAGGGCAATATCCACCTTCGTATGCCGCATGGCAAGATGTTTGGTCAGATAATAAATCAATTTTTTTGTTGTTTTTTACTGCATACTCAAGCAAATCAACTATATTTCCGTGATATGCAATTGACATTGGCTCTTTCTTTCCCAAGTATTCGTCAGCAATTTTGAATACCTCATCAAGATCTGATGATTGCTTCATAACCCACCCTTGCTCAAGTCTTGTACTAATTCTTGATTCATCAACCTCAGCTACGATGCCTACACTATTTGCGATTTCGATTGCCTTTGGCTGAGCACCGCTCATACCGCCCAAACCTGATGTTACAAATATATGTCCTCTTAAATCACCATCATTTGGGATTCCAAGCTTCATTCTACCTGCATTTAATAAAGTATTGTAAGTACCGTGAACTATGCCCTGAGGTCCTATATACATCCATCCTCCGGCAGTCATCTGTCCATAGTTTGCAACACCCATTTCCTCTGCTATTTCCCAATCTTTTTGATTATCGAACATGCCTATCATTAGTGCATTTGTAATTATTACTCTTGGTGAATCGGGTTTTGATTTGAAAAGCCCAAGAGGGTGTCCTGATTCTAAAACCAATGTTTGATCTTGAGTCATTATTTCTAGATATTTCTTTATAAGTCTATATTGCATCCAATTTGGACATACACTTCCTGTTTCACCGTAAGTAACAAGCTCATAAGGATATAAAGCCACTTCAGAATCAAGATTATTATCAATCATAAGCTGAAAAGCTTTACCTTCAATACAGTTTCCTTTATATTCATCTATTGATTTTCCATATATTCTGCCTTCGGGACGAAACCTGTATCCATATATTCTGCCTCTTGTAGTAAGCTCCTCCATAAATTCTGGGATAAGCTCCTCATGATACTTTTCTGGAATGTAACGAAGTGCGTTTTTAAGTGATATTTCTGTCTGTGATTTTGAAAGGTGGAAGCCTCTATCTGGAGCTCTCCTTATTCCCTCAATAAATTCAGGCATAGTAGGTAAACAATCATCTAAAGAAACTGTCATTGCATTTTTTATATCAATATTATTAATCATTACTGATCACTCCCCTCTTTATAATCACATTCTAATACCATGTCGTCATTAAAATGTCTATTTTTTGGGGCACTCATAACTATTTTCCTTTATTAAGGTATTTAGCAAATCTATTTCATAATTATCCTTTGAGGTAGTTAAAAAATTAATACTATTTTCACAATAGAATTGTAAATTTTCATTTAAGTACATATTAAAAATTTTATTTAACTTTTCATTATTTTTCATTTCACTTTTAATTTGAGCTTTTACCATATATACAATTCCAATTTCATGAGGGTTTTTTAGCAACCTTGAATGCACATCTGAATTTTTTAAATATTTTAAGGCACTTTCATAATTTCCTTCACTAATTAGTATTCTTGACATAAAGGCTTCTACAATAGACTTTTCCCACATTAAATCGAATTGTTTATAGATATCCATGGCCCTTTCGAAATATTTTTTTGCCTCAGGATATGATCCCATATTGAAACATGTTTCACCCGCATTTATGTTGAAAATAGAAAGACTGGGGAATACATTTTTTTCTTCGCATATTTTTATTGCTCTATTAAAAAAGTCTAAAGCTTCTTGAAATTTCATGCTTTGTCTTCTTATATCGCCTATATAGTTATAAGCGGCCGCTATACTCAAGGCGTATTTATCAGCTACACTTTTAGTTACATTAAAGATATTTATAGATTCATTAAAGAGTCTTTCTGCTTCACTGTATTTTCCCTGCATTTTTTTATATAAGGCTTTAAATCGTAGAAATACGCCTATTTCCATATGATAATTACAATCTGCTGCTTTATCTAAACCGATGTTTACATATTTTATCATATCATCAATATTATTAGTTTGTATACAATAATATATCATCTGCTTGTACCCTTCTATAGAGTAATCTGAATCTTCAATCTCATTAGCTTTTTCTATCATTTCATTTATGAATTCAACGCCTTTTTCATAGCTTCCTTCTCTTATAAGATATCTTCCTTTAATATGTAAAAATTCGATCTCTAATCTTAAAACTTCTTTAGAGTTTCTACAGTCATTTTTTATTTTTAATAGTAGAATTTCTATCTTCTTTATGCTTTTAATGGTTTTATTGTTACTAAAATATAGATTGTTATAAAAATTAACATCCTTATAATATAGTACTGGATAAAGTTCATGACTAAAATTTAAATATACGTTTAAACTTTTTATACTATACTTTAATGTTGCTAAATTATTATTTGCGTTTGAAAAATGATAAACAAGTTTATTGTAAATGGTTATATCACTTCTATTATTTGTTAAACCCTTTTCAATAATGTAGCCTATATTATTATGAAGAATTCTTCTTCTTGCCAAGGATTGATTGATGTAAATAAATTCTCTTAACTTTTGATGAGTAAACATAAAGCTTATTATATTATTGTTATTTGTTTCTTTTAATATAAATTTATTTTGAAGTTCTTCTATTGAGTCAATTATCTTAAGTTCATCTTCTCCTGTAAGTTCATGTAAAATATACAAAGGTATTTCATCAAAAAATAAAGATGAAATTCTTAAAATGTTTTTGCACCCTTCAGAAATATCTAAAAGCCTGCTTTTCATTACATCTTGCATTTTAGAAGACATAATATTTATACTACTATTAGATTTTATAGTATTAATATATTCTGTTAAAAAAAATGCATTTCCTTCAGTTTCGTTGTATATTTTATTTACTATATCTTTATTGAAATGATTTTTTGGAAGACCAATTTTAATGAAATTTTCGACTTCATCATTATTAAATCTTAATAAATCCATCCTTAAAATCTTATTGTGTTTATTTGCTGAAGCTAAGAATTTATCTATTTCGATGTTGTATTCATTTCTATATGTCATGAAACACAAAATGTTAGCATGACCATGTAAAATTATACTGCTTAAAAAGGTTAAACTACCATAATCAATCCACTGTATATCTTCAAAAATAAGCATTATTTTCTTTTCGTATGCTATTTTAGTAAGTATATTAGTAATTACATTCCCAATGACTTCATATTTTAATGTATAGTTACTCTCTATAACCTTAAGGCTTCGTTCTTTATTATCTAATTCATCAATCTCAGAAAAACAATTTTCTAAAATATCTTCCCATAAAGTTGGGATTTTTATATTTTTATTTTTCATAATTTCGGAGAGCTTGGATAATATTATGGTCCATGGTTTTAAAATACAATCCTTTTCAAATTGAAAACAATAAGTTTCTAAAATATAAGTTGTATCCTCATCTACTACTTCTAGAAATTTATCTTTCAATCTTGTTTTTCCTATACCAGCTTCGCCTACCAAAAATACGGATTTCGAAGATTCGTTTTTCATGAAGTTATTGTAATTGTTTTGTAATATCCTCAATTCATTATATCTTCCATAGAAAAAATCATCAGCGTTTTTACTGCTTTTAACTGTATTCATAATATCTATTACTTCATTAACTACATTTAATATTTTATCATTAAGAGAAATGGATAATTCATCTTTAAATAATTTCTTAACATCATTATATGTTTCAATTGCTTGGTTATATTTACCTTGATTTTTGTAACTTTCCAGTAGATATATATAAGCATTTTCATTGAATTCATCTATTTTTATCAATAGCTTTGAATATTTTTCAACAATATCATAATTATTATTTTGTAATTCCTTTTCTATTTTTTTATTCAATTTATCAATATACATACATTCAAAACTTTCACGCATTTCTAATAGCCAAATTTCAAAATTTTCTGCATTTTTAGGGCAAAATCCTTGTAGAAATTCTCCTTTAAAGACATCTATTTCACTTTCATCACTCATAAAAGTATATATATCTACGTCTATTTTTATATCTGGATTGAGCATAATTATTGATTTTTGAGGGGATACCAATACCGGAACATTAGAGCATTTATTTATTTTATAGATAGCATTTCTTAGATTCTTTTTAGCATTGCCTTCTTCTTGGTTAGCCCAAAAAAGTTCTGAGAGATGTTCTCTGTTATCTTGTTTATTTAGTAGTAAATAACAAAATAGGCCTTGAGCTTTACTGAATGGTAAGAATATTTCTTTTTCATTGACAGTTACGCAAAAATTACCAAACATTTTACAATATATATAATCCATCGAATCACTCCCGTATAATGCCATAAAATTTCTTATGTAAATTATACTACAATATAAATAAAATGCCAAAATAAGATTATAGCTGAACCTTTTATGTGGAAATTCTGGATTAATAGATGTAATATAGACGTAAATAGTAAAATGTAATATAAATGCAACTGTAAAAAGGCAAAATAGTACTATGACAAGGGGAAAAATGTATTTTTATGGTAAAAAAAAACAGTGAACTAATAATGTGCAGTATA from the Clostridium sp. CM027 genome contains:
- a CDS encoding formate--tetrahydrofolate ligase, producing the protein MSIVPSDIEIAQKAKMLPIANIAENLGIEDDELEVYGKYKAKVSLSIFDRLKDKKDGKLILVTAITPTPAGEGKSTTAIGLGDALNRIGKKTCIALREPSLGPVFGMKGGAAGGGYAQVVPMEDINLHFTGDMHAITASNNLLTAAIDNHVHQGNSLKIDIRQIVFKRVMDMNDRSLRNIVVGLGGKVCGFPREDGFMITVASEVMAILCLSKDLMDLKERLGKIIVAYNMDGNPVTAKDLKINGAMTLLMKDAIKPNIVQTLENSPAIIHGGPFANIAHGCNSLIATKLGLKLCDYLVTEAGFGADLGGEKFFDIKCRYGELKPSATVIVATIRALKMHGGVSKSDLGIENLEALGSGFENLKKQVENIRKFNVPVMVAVNRFSNDTEKEIELLISKCKEFGVDIALNEVWSKGSEGGVDMARKLIKLVETEESNFKPIYDVSSSINEKINTIVREIYGGDTVVFEAAAKNQMKKLEELGLDKMPLCIAKTQYSLSDDNKLLGAPKGFKITIKTVRVSAGAGFIVCEAGTIMTMPGLPKVSAAEKMDIDGSGVITGLF
- the ftcD gene encoding glutamate formimidoyltransferase, yielding MLKLVECVPNFSEGRNKQIIESIVDEIRNTENVKLLDYSSDKDHNRTVVTFVASPEDAKKAAFKLIKRASELIDMRTQEGAHPRMGATDVVPFIPIQDITTEECVEMAKELGKKVGEELNIPVYLYEDAATCEARRNLAKIRKGQYEGFFEKIKLPEWKPDFGPCEMNEKSGCIVIGARFPLVAYNVNLGTDNMEIATAIAKKVRFIGGGLRFVKAMGVKLCERNIVQISMNLVNYEKTAVYRAHEMVKMEALRYGVPVVGSEVIGLVPLKALIDCAEYYLQIENFDISQILEKKLSE
- the hutI gene encoding imidazolonepropionase — encoded protein: MKKGNLLIKNSSELVTCSGSNAKYGEEMKNIHIIKNGAVVIEDGIIKAVNTTEEILKIYNEADYEVIDASNKCVLPGFVDSHTHFVFGGYRADEFAWRLRGDSYMDIMERGGGIQNTVNATRNASDEELYNIGFEMLNEMLKLGVTTVEGKSGYGLDFDTEIKQLSVMKKLNEDHAMDLAITFLGAHSVPPEYKGKNDEYIDFIIDKVLPVVKSENLAEFCDVFCEDKVFSVDESRKLLLKAKEMGFKLKLHADEIVTLGGSELAAEVGAISADHLLHASDDGIKAMADKKVISTLLPCTAFCLKEPYARAREMIDKGCAVALASDFNPGSCFTYSIPLVFAVAAIYMNMSTEEAITALTINGAAAVGRADSIGSIDPGKKGDIVILKYPSYNFIPYHTGINIVEKVIKAGNVVVNI
- a CDS encoding urocanate hydratase translates to MINNIDIKNAMTVSLDDCLPTMPEFIEGIRRAPDRGFHLSKSQTEISLKNALRYIPEKYHEELIPEFMEELTTRGRIYGYRFRPEGRIYGKSIDEYKGNCIEGKAFQLMIDNNLDSEVALYPYELVTYGETGSVCPNWMQYRLIKKYLEIMTQDQTLVLESGHPLGLFKSKPDSPRVIITNALMIGMFDNQKDWEIAEEMGVANYGQMTAGGWMYIGPQGIVHGTYNTLLNAGRMKLGIPNDGDLRGHIFVTSGLGGMSGAQPKAIEIANSVGIVAEVDESRISTRLEQGWVMKQSSDLDEVFKIADEYLGKKEPMSIAYHGNIVDLLEYAVKNNKKIDLLSDQTSCHAAYEGGYCPKGVTFEERTSLLAKDRTNFCQLVDKSLKRHFELIKILVERGTYFFDYGNSFMKAIYDAGVKEISKNGIDEKDGFIFPSYVEDIMGPQLFDYGYGPFRWVCLSGKNEDLIKTDHAAMGCIDPNRRYQDRDNYNWIRDAEKNNLVVGTKARILYQDATGRINIALKFNEMVRNGEIGPVMMGRDHHDVSGTDSPFRETSNIKDGSNVMADMAVQCYAGNAARGMSLVALHNGGGVGIGKSINGGFGLVLDGSYRVDEIIKSALSWDVMNGVARRSWARNEHSIETVIEFNNTHKGTDHVTIPYLTNEKLVRDTVSKYFDK
- a CDS encoding tetratricopeptide repeat protein, which translates into the protein MDYIYCKMFGNFCVTVNEKEIFLPFSKAQGLFCYLLLNKQDNREHLSELFWANQEEGNAKKNLRNAIYKINKCSNVPVLVSPQKSIIMLNPDIKIDVDIYTFMSDESEIDVFKGEFLQGFCPKNAENFEIWLLEMRESFECMYIDKLNKKIEKELQNNNYDIVEKYSKLLIKIDEFNENAYIYLLESYKNQGKYNQAIETYNDVKKLFKDELSISLNDKILNVVNEVIDIMNTVKSSKNADDFFYGRYNELRILQNNYNNFMKNESSKSVFLVGEAGIGKTRLKDKFLEVVDEDTTYILETYCFQFEKDCILKPWTIILSKLSEIMKNKNIKIPTLWEDILENCFSEIDELDNKERSLKVIESNYTLKYEVIGNVITNILTKIAYEKKIMLIFEDIQWIDYGSLTFLSSIILHGHANILCFMTYRNEYNIEIDKFLASANKHNKILRMDLLRFNNDEVENFIKIGLPKNHFNKDIVNKIYNETEGNAFFLTEYINTIKSNSSINIMSSKMQDVMKSRLLDISEGCKNILRISSLFFDEIPLYILHELTGEDELKIIDSIEELQNKFILKETNNNNIISFMFTHQKLREFIYINQSLARRRILHNNIGYIIEKGLTNNRSDITIYNKLVYHFSNANNNLATLKYSIKSLNVYLNFSHELYPVLYYKDVNFYNNLYFSNNKTIKSIKKIEILLLKIKNDCRNSKEVLRLEIEFLHIKGRYLIREGSYEKGVEFINEMIEKANEIEDSDYSIEGYKQMIYYCIQTNNIDDMIKYVNIGLDKAADCNYHMEIGVFLRFKALYKKMQGKYSEAERLFNESINIFNVTKSVADKYALSIAAAYNYIGDIRRQSMKFQEALDFFNRAIKICEEKNVFPSLSIFNINAGETCFNMGSYPEAKKYFERAMDIYKQFDLMWEKSIVEAFMSRILISEGNYESALKYLKNSDVHSRLLKNPHEIGIVYMVKAQIKSEMKNNEKLNKIFNMYLNENLQFYCENSINFLTTSKDNYEIDLLNTLIKENSYECPKK